One Solanum pennellii chromosome 10, SPENNV200 genomic region harbors:
- the LOC107001280 gene encoding uncharacterized protein LOC107001280 yields MAPRRWEEEGVHEEVPQGNEVSVVPPDMTNGEIRESLFALARVIKTHVTRGVEPIVDALGSTMTSRLGYFLRMNPPLFLGSKVGKNPQEFLHGVYKVLSSMGVTSRDNEELALYQLTEVSQVWYTQGNDKSLVESGPIEWEEFERAFLGKYFLHVRRKVKIGRFIDLFQGKGNVEESKLSKSARILRRSSSSDQSQPRFKNRALTQDGPSSPKVKLEKGSGSQGGKTTCVTCRKSHLVKRQVGTGNFFECGKKGHQRRDCPIFANRRKEGQASSS; encoded by the coding sequence ATGGCCCCAAGAAGGTGGGAAGAGGAAGGAGTGCATGAGGAAGTTCCTCAAGGAAATGAGGTTTCGGTGGTTCCTCCGGATATGACCAATGGAGAGATTAGGGAGTCTCTCTTTGCACTAGCCCGAGTCATAAAAACTCATGTCACAAGGGGTGTTGAGCCTATAGTGGATGCTTTAGGGAGTaccatgacctctaggttgGGATActttttgaggatgaatcctcctctCTTTCTTGGTTCTAAGGTGGGAAAGAATCCTCAAGAGTTCCTACATGGTGTATACAAGGTGTTGAGTtccatgggggtgacttctagggataATGAGGAATTAGCTTTGTATCAATTGACAGAggtttctcaagtgtggtacactcaagGGAACGATAAAAGTCTAGTTGAGTCCGGTCCCATAGAGTGGGAGGAGTTCGAGAGGGCTTTCTTAGGGAAGTACTTTCTCCATGTGAGGAGGAAGGTGAAGATTGGGAGGTTCATTGACCTTTTTCAAGGTAAGGGGAATgttgaagagtccaaacttAGCAAAAGTGCAAGGATCTTGAGGAGAAGTTCTTCAAGTGATCAAagtcaacctaggttcaaaaacAGGGCTCTAACTCAAGATGGACCTAGTTCTCCTAAGGTAAAACTTGAGAAGGGTAGTGGATCTCAAGGTGGAAAGACTACTTGTGTCACTTGTCGGAAGAGTCACTTGGTGAAGCGTCAAGTTGGTACCGGGAATTTCTTTGAATGTGGTAAGAAAGGACATCAGAGGAGAGATTGTCCTATTTTTGCGAATAGGAGAAAGGAAGGCCAAGCAAGTTCCTCCTAA